Below is a genomic region from Brassica oleracea var. oleracea cultivar TO1000 chromosome C9, BOL, whole genome shotgun sequence.
ATGCTTTTTGTTTCAAGTACTTATATTTCTTTCTTCATGTATGGGGACTGTTTTAGATGTATATGTTTTTGTGAAGATTAATTAGCTATATATACCTCGTCAAACCTTCCGATTTACAGCATCTTTTGTCCCCTTCAAACGCAATAAAAATGAAATACTTTAAGAAAGATATAACAAAAAAAATTAAAAGTTTTTCTTCCCATAGAAAGCCATTTCTCTAACTTAACTCCTTTTAAAACTCACGGTTCCCATCACTCCACTCTCTCCTCTCTTCTGTCTCTCTAAAATAGCTCCGGCGAGAGTTCACCGTAACAACCCTTTAAGCCTTTTAACTTCATGGAAGAAGAAGCTCATGAATTCTTTCACACAGCGGACCATTTCTCCGTCGATGACCTCTTGGTCGATTTCCCTAACGATGAAGACGAGGAGAACGATCTCATTGCTGATTCCGACGGCGCCGACACAACCACCGCCGTAGCCGACAGCTCTAACTCCTCCTCCTTCTCCAACACCGGTTTTCCCACTTTCCACGGTGACGTTCAAGACGGAACCAGCTTCTCCGGCGACCTCTGCGTACCGGTATGTTAATTGAAATCAGTTTCATATACGTTTGAATATTTAGGGAATTAAAAGTATATTTGTTTGTTTGGTGATTATGTAAGTTTAGGAAATAAAATATATGAAGTTGTTAAAAACGAAATAAAATATATGATTCGTAATTGTGATTAGATAGTTTCGAAGTAATTTAAAGAAAGTTTTATTGTTTAGTTAGTCGATATTTAATTATTTTGAAAACATGTTTTGATTATTTCGTTGGAACACAGAGTGATGAGTTAGCTGAGCTAGAGTGGTTGTCGAACTTCGTGGAGGACTCGTTCTCGACCGAACATGTTCAAAAGCTCCAGCTTAAACCCGGTTACAAGACCCGACCCGACTCAAAATCCGAACCCGGCCGGAAAACCCTGAAAAGCAGCAGCCCGGTTTTCACCACTGACGTCTCTGTGCCGGCCAAAGCCAGGAGCAAACGCTCACGCGCGGCAGCATGCAACTGGGCCTCACGAGAGCTTCCCAAGGAAGCCTTTTACGACAACCCGTTCACCGGAGAAACCATTATCTCCAGCCTCTACCTGTCTCCGCCGTCCTCGCCGACGCTCACGGCTCAACTCTGGAGAAAGCTAGCCGTCGACGCGTCCCGGCGGAAGAAAGATTCCTCGACGGACTCCGGCGAAGATGAGCGTCGGTGTCTCCACTGCGCCACCGACAAGACGCCGCAGTGGCGGACGGGTCCAATGGGTCCGAAGACTCTGTGCAACGCTTGCGGCGTGAGGTACAAATCGGGACGTCTTGTACCGGAGTACCGGCCGGTGGCGAGTCCGACGTTCGTGCTGTCAAAACATTCCAATTCTCATCGGAAAGTTATGCAGCTCCGGCGACAGAAGGAGATGACCAAGTCCCACCATGACCATCATGGTAAGGATACTGCCATGATTCTCGACGTTTCATCGGACGGTGATGATTACTTGATCCACCATAACGTTGTCTGATTGATCCCTTTAATTTTTGTTTCCAATATGTTTTGAAATTTGTTAGAATATTTTGTTGCTTTCTTATGACATGAATTAATTAATTTTAGTTAAACCTACTTTTACTGTCATTAATTTAGTTTATTTTGATCTCTATATCATGGATTAATCATCAATGTTAGATCTACAATATGTAAAATTATCTTTTCACATGCTCTTACTTTTACCATTACAAAAGATAATAAGGGATAACCTGTATTTGAGAGAAGATTATAGATATATGCTTTACTAAGATAGACACTATCTAATTCCTTTTTTTGTTCCATGACTCTAGAGTTTTTAGACCAACTCTGCAAGACATATTACGATACATTAGCATATGGCATCGTCAAAGCACACATGTACTGTTAACTAATGGAGCAATGATCATTTATACCCTGATATCAAATCTTTTCTCGATACTAAGAAAATGACAATTTTTTGTTGATTGAAAAATCACATATATAACAAGAGTCTTGATATGTCCCTAAACTTTCGAGCATTTCATAAACCAATCAAGAATGCCCCAACCAATTCATATAAATTCCGTTCCTGAGCTTGCAAAGTCTAAAAGTTCTTATTCAATTGGCTTGGTCTATTCTCTTTACAAGCATAATTATTTATCATAAACCTTAAGCTTTATCTTTTTTTTTAAGTACTGATAGTTCTATTAAAACATGTAAAAGATTACAATAGCCCGGCGATGAACAATCCGGAGAAAGAACGTCCAGCGGACAACACAAAGTCCCTGGAAAATTAAGCCCACAGATGGGAGTCTACATGAAAGACATAAACAAACTCCATAACTAGTACAACCTTTTTTGTCACTGTCATAACTAGTACAACCTAAAAACAGATCAAATGAAATCCAGAAACTTCAAAGAAACAAACATGCAAGAGACATCGACAAAACACCTTTGAACAAAGACAAATCGTAGAAGCAATCTTGGCCAAACCCATGACTTGTGAATCCTATTATAGTAAATAGCCCAAGCAATTTAAGAACAAAGCTTCAAACACCAGTAAGACATAATCACTTCATGATTGGAAGTCTTCAACCGGAGACGGCTATGACGGTAAGAAACCGACTTGAGAAACCAGAAAGAAGCTTGAATAGAGGAAGATCTCGATCAGATCTATTGATTAGTGACAAAGGAGCGAAACATAACATCTCCAGATTCAAACAGTCTCGAAGGACCGAGAAAGAAGAAGATCGATATTGAGATGAACCAAAGGGTTTTGAAATCAGTCATGCATGTTCTTCAATCAGTTACTGGATTCAAAACAGAAGCGGATCTGAGTGAAGAGAAGGTGAAAGCAAAGTTGACTAGTTAGTGCATGCATCAGATGCTCGACAAACTCTCTTATTCTCTCCGGAAATGACAAAGCGCTAGATTGATATCTAGAAGGAAGTCAAACCCGTTGAAAGAATAAGATCCAAAAAAGAGAGCATGGAAGACAAAGAGAGACAGATTCGGACTCCAGCTCTAAGTGAGCAGCCGGAGTCGGCTAAACGGAGAAGCGACGGAAGCAACCAGAAAAAATAAAGAGAAGGCAGAGAGAATGTTCGTTTTAGCTATTCTTTTTGGACTTAGTCATGACTTAAGCTTTATCTTTATCTTTACTAAAATAGTAAAATAGTAAAATATACAATTTCAATATTATTAATAGATATGTGCTCAATATTTTTCGGGGAACTATGTCTGTCATTCTCATATGCAAAGTTCATTTAGGGCATCTCCAACCCCGCTCTATTTTCTACACTAAACTCTATTATAGAGTAAAACATTTTCCAACTCTACTCTATATCCCACTCTAAAATAGTGCAACTCTATTTTTTACTCTATATTTGGAGTAACTCTATTTCTTACTCTATTATAGAGTGAAACTTTTTTATTTATACTTTAGTCCTTTTGTTTTTCAATCTTTTTATTTTGTAACTATTTATTTAATTTAATTATGCAAACAACACATAATTATGTATAACACAATATATATATATAAACATTTAAAATTTATTATTATTATCCAAAGAAAAAAAGCACTAAAATTAAATATTTTTTTAAGATTAGCAAAAAAAACAAATACTAAAAATTTAAAATAAGTAACTCAAAATAAAATTAATCCTATAAAT
It encodes:
- the LOC106316675 gene encoding GATA transcription factor 12-like, translated to MEEEAHEFFHTADHFSVDDLLVDFPNDEDEENDLIADSDGADTTTAVADSSNSSSFSNTGFPTFHGDVQDGTSFSGDLCVPSDELAELEWLSNFVEDSFSTEHVQKLQLKPGYKTRPDSKSEPGRKTLKSSSPVFTTDVSVPAKARSKRSRAAACNWASRELPKEAFYDNPFTGETIISSLYLSPPSSPTLTAQLWRKLAVDASRRKKDSSTDSGEDERRCLHCATDKTPQWRTGPMGPKTLCNACGVRYKSGRLVPEYRPVASPTFVLSKHSNSHRKVMQLRRQKEMTKSHHDHHGKDTAMILDVSSDGDDYLIHHNVV